The following are encoded together in the Thermococcus sp. EP1 genome:
- the glmS gene encoding glutamine--fructose-6-phosphate transaminase (isomerizing), which translates to MCGIIGYIGEKEAAEILVDGLKRLEYRGYDSVGVVTEDGKLFIKKGAGKINELKERLGLAQLPGKRGIGHTRWATHGIPNDVNAHPHTDCTGKIAVVHNGIIENYIELREELERRGHKFKSDTDTEIIAHLIEEELTRSKSFEIALRKALLRLKGSFALGIIYTEDRDHLYFVRNESPLVLGVGNNEMFAASDIPAFLPYTNKVVFLDDGEYAIVDKDSFVVKDLETGDIKDKKIHEINWTLEMAEKQGYAHFMLKEIHEQARAVKDAIHGNLEVINKVAEEIAKYEKIFVVAMGTSYHAGIAAKYLLQRLANKTVLVEEASEFRYEFEDIVDENSLVIAITQSGETADTLAAIRLAKKNGAKVLSIVNVVGSMATRLSDLVLYTHAGPEIGVAATKTYTTQLTVLMMLAIALAKKLNTVDREYLMSLEKQLQELPKYVEVVLGYENKIKSLAKQLVMKRGFFYIGRGPSVATALEGALKLKEISYIHAEGLSAGELKHGPLALIEDGVPVVAIAPTGKTFEKMISNIQEVNARKGFVISLGDSEELKKVSQVFLKMPKIDELLSPIVYIVPLQLLAYHLAILRGNDPDKPRNLAKSVTVE; encoded by the coding sequence ATGTGTGGAATAATAGGATACATTGGAGAGAAAGAAGCTGCTGAAATTCTTGTTGATGGTCTTAAACGACTTGAATATAGAGGATATGATTCAGTTGGTGTAGTAACGGAAGATGGAAAACTCTTCATAAAAAAAGGAGCGGGTAAAATAAACGAACTTAAGGAGAGATTAGGCCTTGCTCAACTTCCAGGGAAGAGAGGGATTGGTCATACAAGATGGGCCACTCATGGTATCCCTAATGATGTTAATGCTCATCCTCACACTGATTGCACAGGTAAGATAGCAGTCGTTCATAATGGGATAATTGAAAATTATATTGAACTCAGGGAAGAGCTCGAAAGGAGGGGTCATAAGTTTAAGAGTGATACTGATACTGAAATTATTGCCCATTTAATTGAAGAGGAGTTAACAAGATCAAAATCCTTTGAGATAGCATTGAGAAAGGCCCTTTTGAGACTCAAGGGATCTTTTGCACTGGGTATTATATATACAGAGGATCGGGACCATTTGTATTTTGTTAGAAATGAAAGCCCCCTCGTTCTTGGAGTAGGGAATAATGAAATGTTTGCAGCATCCGATATCCCCGCTTTTCTCCCCTATACAAATAAAGTAGTATTCTTAGATGATGGAGAGTATGCAATTGTGGATAAGGATTCTTTTGTGGTGAAAGACCTAGAGACGGGAGATATAAAGGATAAAAAAATCCATGAGATTAACTGGACCCTTGAGATGGCAGAGAAGCAAGGTTATGCTCATTTCATGCTTAAAGAGATCCATGAGCAAGCGAGAGCAGTAAAAGATGCAATACATGGAAATCTTGAAGTAATAAATAAAGTGGCAGAAGAGATAGCAAAGTACGAGAAGATATTTGTAGTAGCAATGGGGACGTCGTACCATGCGGGAATTGCTGCTAAATACCTGCTTCAGCGTTTAGCGAATAAAACAGTCTTGGTAGAGGAAGCAAGCGAATTTAGATATGAATTTGAAGATATAGTGGATGAAAACTCCCTTGTGATAGCCATAACTCAAAGTGGGGAAACTGCTGATACGTTAGCGGCGATAAGGCTTGCTAAGAAGAATGGTGCAAAAGTTTTGAGCATTGTAAACGTTGTTGGAAGTATGGCAACTCGGCTAAGTGATCTTGTTCTATATACACATGCCGGGCCAGAAATAGGTGTCGCTGCTACTAAGACTTATACAACACAGCTTACGGTTTTAATGATGCTTGCAATAGCACTGGCTAAAAAATTGAATACGGTAGATAGAGAGTACCTCATGAGCCTTGAAAAACAGCTTCAAGAACTTCCAAAATATGTTGAGGTAGTTTTAGGCTATGAGAATAAGATAAAGAGCTTGGCAAAGCAATTAGTAATGAAAAGGGGCTTTTTCTATATTGGACGGGGTCCGAGTGTAGCAACAGCCCTTGAGGGTGCTTTAAAACTTAAGGAGATTAGTTATATTCATGCAGAAGGCCTTTCTGCGGGCGAACTCAAGCATGGCCCATTGGCCCTAATTGAAGATGGAGTTCCAGTAGTTGCAATTGCTCCCACTGGAAAGACGTTCGAGAAGATGATCTCTAATATACAGGAAGTCAACGCAAGAAAAGGGTTTGTTATAAGTCTTGGGGATAGCGAGGAACTTAAGAAAGTAAGTCAAGTGTTTCTAAAGATGCCAAAAATAGATGAACTTTTAAGTCCTATTGTGTATATAGTACCACTGCAGTTGCTAGCTTATCATTTAGCGATACTTAGAGGTAATGACCCGGACAAACCTAGGAATTTGGCAAAGTCGGTTACCGTTGAATGA
- a CDS encoding PCNA-inhibitor, giving the protein MNRTLDEFIKGDIKISKENSLNNKTRKKRLKSTKLDQFLPNEHIDYFKALRIGSKRIQRMKIIEVSAKKEES; this is encoded by the coding sequence ATGAATAGAACCCTTGATGAATTCATTAAAGGAGATATTAAAATCAGCAAAGAAAATTCATTAAACAATAAAACTCGAAAAAAGAGGCTCAAATCCACAAAACTAGATCAATTCCTACCTAATGAACATATAGACTACTTCAAGGCTCTTAGAATAGGTTCAAAGAGAATACAAAGAATGAAGATAATCGAGGTTTCGGCCAAAAAAGAGGAAAGCTAA